One Nostoc sp. UHCC 0302 DNA window includes the following coding sequences:
- a CDS encoding TetR/AcrR family transcriptional regulator yields MSKQINTPSGRPRSIHADQAILQATLDLLAEVGYQSMSIEAIASRAGVGKTTIYRRYTSKEELVADAIESLREDLPIPNTGSFWGDMDILINHVAQKIDSPLGRQTLALIISTASSNPQFAKVYQTKYTKLRREAFFTVLERAKSRGEIHHDADIDLIIDLLSGSIYYALVFKPTTESMETYMRRTIGILFQGIGTD; encoded by the coding sequence ATGAGTAAGCAAATCAATACCCCATCTGGTCGCCCACGTAGCATCCATGCCGACCAAGCGATTCTCCAAGCGACCTTAGATTTGCTTGCAGAGGTGGGATACCAAAGTATGAGTATAGAAGCGATCGCTTCTCGTGCAGGGGTTGGAAAAACGACAATTTATCGGCGTTACACCTCAAAAGAGGAACTAGTAGCAGATGCGATAGAAAGTCTTAGGGAAGATTTACCGATCCCCAACACTGGCAGCTTTTGGGGAGACATGGATATCTTGATCAATCATGTAGCCCAAAAAATAGATAGTCCCCTTGGTCGTCAGACACTTGCCCTAATTATTAGTACAGCGTCTAGCAATCCTCAGTTTGCCAAGGTTTACCAGACAAAATACACTAAACTGCGACGTGAAGCCTTTTTTACAGTTTTAGAACGTGCCAAGTCTAGAGGTGAAATTCATCATGATGCGGACATAGACTTGATTATAGACCTCTTGAGCGGGTCAATATATTACGCACTTGTTTTTAAACCGACAACTGAGTCAATGGAAACTTATATGCGCCGTACTATAGGCATTCTCTTTCAGGGTATTGGCACAGATTAA
- the patD gene encoding heterocyst frequency control protein PatD: MSLNREKYRTLAALLEQLRADVNANQFNAPTLQQRVASLQQFFRQQIVPLADVGVRGAPQSEDSLQAEDWREQSIKTEISKQLRLLEVDVMFFQGARQAPTAQARLQTIGDRLAILIQYCNAILQQQAEGEK, translated from the coding sequence ATGTCTTTAAATAGAGAAAAATATCGGACACTAGCAGCCTTGCTAGAGCAATTACGCGCTGATGTCAACGCTAACCAATTTAATGCACCCACACTACAGCAGCGTGTAGCTTCGTTGCAACAATTTTTTAGGCAACAAATTGTGCCTTTGGCTGATGTTGGCGTTCGCGGAGCGCCACAAAGTGAAGACTCTTTGCAAGCAGAAGACTGGCGCGAACAATCTATCAAAACGGAGATCAGCAAGCAACTGCGTTTGTTGGAAGTAGATGTGATGTTTTTCCAAGGAGCGCGGCAAGCACCGACTGCACAAGCGAGACTTCAGACTATTGGCGATCGCTTGGCAATTCTCATCCAATACTGTAATGCTATTCTCCAACAACAAGCGGAGGGGGAAAAATAA
- a CDS encoding bifunctional (p)ppGpp synthetase/guanosine-3',5'-bis(diphosphate) 3'-pyrophosphohydrolase gives MSSLAITSSIDLALPDWLKKCLKESSTSGAAEDDRRHNDAVLIGRAFEFAYRLHEGQFRKSGEPYIAHPVAVAGLLRDLGGSPAMIAAGFLHDVVEDTEVTSEEIEERFGPEVRQLVEGVTKLSKINFKSKTESQAENFRRMFLAMAQDIRVIVVKLADRLHNMRTLQYMSEASRRRSAQETRDIFAPLANRLGIWQIKWELEDLAFKYLEPEAFRQVQEYVSEKRMAREEKLAKTTDILRERLQQAGIRCQDISGRPKHLYSIYQKMQRQQKEFHEIYDLAALRIIVHSNEECYRALAVVHDAFRPIPGRFKDYIGLPKPNRYQSLHTGVIGLTGRPLEVQIRTIEMHHIAEYGIAAHWKYKETGSSGISHLTATDEKFAWLRQLLEWQSDLKDAQEYLDSVKDNLFEDDVYVFTPKGDVVPLSPGSTSVDFAYRIHTEVGNHCAGARVNGRMVPLSTRLQNGDIVEVMTQKNGHPSLDWLNFVRTSAAKYRIKQWYKRSRREENVARGRELLEKELGKTGFDSLLKSEAMQSVAEKCNYHSVEDLLAGLGYGEVTLNLVLNRWREVVKAQQPVTIEPLFIPKEPTSTPKALRDAATTTSRSTDSPIVGVEGLVYHLAGCCSPIPGEQIIGVVTRGRGISIHRQGCHNLESVEYERLVPVTWNSRTESRTRPQTYPVNVQIEALDRVGVLKDILSRLSDQGINVRHAQVKTAIGQPALIDLGIDIRDRSQLEQVFTQIKKMSDILNIRRVGQIDE, from the coding sequence ATGAGCAGCTTAGCTATAACTTCCTCTATTGATCTTGCCCTTCCGGATTGGTTAAAGAAATGTTTAAAGGAATCATCAACTAGCGGCGCAGCAGAAGATGACCGAAGGCATAATGATGCAGTCTTAATTGGTCGGGCATTTGAATTTGCTTACCGATTGCATGAAGGTCAATTCCGCAAATCGGGAGAACCATATATTGCTCATCCCGTTGCTGTGGCTGGATTGCTGCGTGACTTGGGGGGTAGTCCTGCTATGATAGCAGCTGGCTTTCTCCATGATGTAGTTGAAGATACGGAAGTTACAAGTGAAGAAATAGAAGAGCGCTTTGGGCCAGAAGTACGACAATTGGTCGAAGGTGTCACCAAGCTTTCTAAAATCAATTTCAAAAGCAAAACCGAAAGCCAAGCAGAAAACTTCCGGCGGATGTTTTTGGCGATGGCGCAAGATATCAGAGTAATTGTGGTGAAGTTGGCAGACCGTTTGCATAATATGCGAACCTTACAATATATGTCAGAGGCAAGCCGACGCCGCAGCGCCCAGGAAACACGAGATATCTTTGCACCTTTAGCCAATCGCTTGGGGATCTGGCAGATTAAATGGGAATTGGAAGATTTAGCTTTTAAATATTTGGAACCGGAAGCTTTCCGCCAAGTTCAGGAATATGTTTCTGAAAAACGGATGGCGCGTGAAGAAAAATTGGCTAAAACCACAGATATTTTGCGGGAGCGTTTGCAGCAAGCTGGAATTCGCTGTCAAGATATTAGTGGTCGTCCCAAGCACCTTTATAGCATTTACCAAAAAATGCAGCGACAGCAAAAGGAATTTCATGAAATTTACGACTTGGCTGCGCTGCGGATTATTGTTCATAGCAATGAGGAATGCTATCGGGCTTTGGCAGTAGTTCACGATGCTTTTCGTCCAATCCCTGGGAGATTTAAAGACTACATTGGGCTGCCAAAGCCTAACCGTTACCAGTCGTTGCATACTGGAGTGATTGGGTTGACTGGTCGTCCTTTGGAAGTACAAATTCGGACGATAGAAATGCATCATATCGCTGAATATGGGATCGCAGCTCATTGGAAGTACAAAGAAACAGGCAGTTCTGGGATTAGCCATTTGACAGCGACAGATGAGAAGTTTGCTTGGTTGCGGCAGCTGCTGGAATGGCAAAGCGATCTCAAAGATGCTCAAGAATACCTTGACAGCGTAAAAGATAATCTATTTGAAGATGACGTCTATGTCTTCACCCCTAAGGGAGATGTTGTACCTTTAAGCCCTGGTTCTACGAGTGTAGATTTTGCTTATCGCATTCATACAGAAGTTGGAAACCACTGTGCAGGGGCGCGGGTGAATGGGCGGATGGTTCCGCTATCAACAAGGCTACAAAATGGCGATATTGTAGAAGTGATGACCCAAAAGAACGGCCATCCGAGTTTGGATTGGTTGAACTTTGTGAGAACTTCGGCGGCGAAGTATCGAATAAAACAATGGTACAAGCGATCGCGCCGCGAAGAAAATGTCGCCCGTGGGCGGGAATTGTTAGAAAAAGAACTTGGTAAAACTGGTTTTGATAGCCTGCTGAAGTCAGAAGCGATGCAGAGTGTAGCAGAAAAGTGCAACTACCACAGTGTAGAAGATTTACTCGCAGGTCTAGGTTACGGTGAAGTCACGCTCAACTTAGTGCTAAATCGTTGGCGCGAGGTGGTAAAAGCACAACAACCAGTTACTATTGAGCCTCTATTTATCCCCAAAGAGCCAACATCTACGCCAAAAGCTTTGCGGGATGCAGCTACAACTACCTCCCGCTCCACTGATTCACCAATTGTTGGGGTTGAAGGGTTAGTGTATCATTTAGCTGGATGTTGTAGCCCCATTCCTGGCGAACAAATCATTGGTGTAGTGACACGAGGTCGAGGAATTTCCATCCATCGGCAAGGATGTCATAATCTGGAAAGCGTGGAGTATGAGCGCCTAGTTCCAGTCACATGGAACTCAAGAACAGAAAGTAGAACCCGTCCTCAAACTTACCCAGTAAATGTCCAAATTGAAGCACTTGACCGTGTGGGTGTATTAAAAGATATATTGTCGCGCTTAAGTGACCAAGGGATCAATGTGCGTCATGCTCAAGTTAAAACCGCGATCGGACAACCAGCATTAATTGACTTAGGAATAGATATACGCGATCGCTCTCAGTTAGAACAAGTGTTTACCCAAATCAAAAAAATGAGCGACATTCTGAATATACGTCGAGTCGGTCAGATTGACGAGTAG
- a CDS encoding HAMP domain-containing sensor histidine kinase, with the protein MDFSQTLSDKSDAIIDQWVEAVYQDQQIEATQELTFKAVRDSLPRVLKALATVLSESATSDLQTVVDASLEHGTLRAEQGFEPAEIAREYRLLRFVIFSHLEQDLLQGSPQDVLRAVRLIDTVIDEAIARCFNSYTQGRLQEFKQLQNQLRLTNQELTRLVHANKESVSQLAHELKTPLTSIIGYSDLFLRQHRQQSLQDSYSDIESIERVLKSSRLLLRLINDTLEISRYDAGQMKLQPTLTDVGDLINLVIEMIEPLALAKELSLVVDCDRAPQQVTTDPLRLQQILTNLLSNAIRYTQTGSIRLECWIESQQQWAISVTDSGVGIPPEAQAQIFNPYFRAVTDPLVQSTDGTGLGLAIVSRLVQLMHGEIKVNSQLGKGSTFTVILPLD; encoded by the coding sequence ATGGATTTTAGTCAGACTCTAAGTGATAAAAGTGATGCCATCATTGATCAATGGGTAGAAGCAGTTTACCAGGATCAACAAATTGAAGCTACTCAAGAGCTGACTTTTAAAGCTGTACGAGATAGCTTACCCCGCGTTTTGAAAGCATTAGCGACAGTACTTTCTGAATCTGCTACCAGCGATTTGCAGACAGTAGTCGATGCAAGTCTGGAACACGGTACACTTCGAGCAGAACAAGGATTTGAGCCAGCAGAAATTGCGCGGGAGTATCGTTTACTCCGATTTGTGATTTTTTCTCATTTAGAACAAGACTTATTACAGGGATCTCCACAAGATGTTTTGCGGGCAGTTCGCCTGATTGATACAGTAATTGATGAAGCGATCGCTCGTTGCTTCAACAGTTACACCCAAGGACGACTACAAGAATTTAAACAACTCCAAAATCAGTTGCGTTTGACTAACCAAGAACTAACTCGTTTGGTTCATGCCAATAAAGAGAGTGTCTCTCAGTTAGCTCATGAGTTGAAAACGCCCTTAACTTCAATCATTGGTTACTCGGATTTATTTCTTCGCCAGCATCGTCAACAATCCCTCCAAGACTCGTATTCTGATATTGAAAGTATCGAGCGAGTTCTCAAGAGTAGCAGGCTGCTTCTTAGGTTAATCAACGATACTTTAGAAATTTCGCGTTACGATGCCGGGCAGATGAAATTGCAGCCGACTCTCACCGATGTGGGTGATTTAATCAACTTAGTTATAGAGATGATTGAGCCACTAGCCCTTGCCAAAGAATTATCTTTAGTTGTTGATTGCGATCGCGCTCCCCAACAAGTTACCACAGATCCACTCCGGCTTCAGCAAATTCTCACAAATCTGCTCAGTAATGCAATTCGCTACACACAAACGGGTTCAATCCGTTTAGAATGCTGGATAGAATCTCAACAACAGTGGGCTATCTCTGTTACTGATAGTGGTGTTGGTATTCCTCCAGAAGCTCAAGCTCAAATTTTCAATCCTTATTTTCGTGCAGTAACTGATCCCCTAGTGCAAAGTACTGATGGTACAGGATTAGGCTTAGCAATAGTCTCTCGATTAGTTCAGTTAATGCATGGTGAGATTAAAGTAAATTCACAGCTAGGAAAAGGCTCTACATTTACAGTCATTTTGCCATTAGACTAA
- a CDS encoding response regulator transcription factor → MESHKGKILVVDDEASIRRILDTRLSMIGYDVATACDGEEALSVFRVSAPDLIVLDVMMPKLDGYGVCQELRKESDVPIIMLTALGDVADRITGLELGADDYMAKPFSPKELEARIACLLRRRSHKTSINAIHNSKVIHVGNLKIDTNKRQVHKNDERIRLTGVEFSLLELLVNHAGKTFSRLEMLQQVWGSVPGHHADTRVVDVHISRLRTKVEDDPNDPELIITARGSGYFFPRIIESGQE, encoded by the coding sequence GTGGAAAGCCATAAAGGAAAGATTCTGGTAGTAGACGACGAAGCCAGCATACGCCGGATTTTAGATACGCGGCTTTCCATGATTGGCTACGATGTAGCCACAGCTTGCGATGGCGAAGAAGCTTTGTCAGTTTTTCGTGTATCCGCTCCTGACTTAATAGTTTTGGATGTGATGATGCCAAAGCTGGATGGCTATGGTGTTTGTCAAGAATTACGCAAAGAGTCAGATGTACCAATTATTATGCTTACAGCCTTGGGAGATGTAGCAGACCGAATCACTGGGCTAGAATTAGGCGCTGACGACTACATGGCAAAACCATTCTCTCCGAAGGAGCTAGAAGCTCGAATTGCCTGTCTACTAAGGCGGCGCTCTCACAAAACTAGTATCAATGCTATTCATAATTCCAAGGTAATCCATGTGGGCAATCTCAAAATCGATACAAATAAACGACAAGTCCACAAAAATGATGAGCGGATTCGGTTGACAGGTGTAGAGTTTAGCTTACTAGAGTTGTTAGTAAACCATGCTGGAAAAACTTTTTCCCGATTAGAAATGTTGCAGCAAGTGTGGGGTAGTGTACCAGGACATCATGCAGACACCCGTGTGGTAGATGTGCATATCTCACGATTGCGGACAAAGGTAGAAGACGATCCTAACGATCCAGAGTTAATCATCACAGCAAGAGGTAGTGGTTATTTTTTCCCGCGAATTATTGAATCAGGGCAGGAATAA
- a CDS encoding M48 family peptidase gives MNVENIRLKNIKLEQNRISEKIFNLSSNVVESTQMQELHQILVRTATAIEKICSNHQATPAYLTIPSRRIYSWIKFLTDKDCLHLHLQTTNYLYKVAKQILSIHDQESLKVRIEITNLAGLYKWKKSGSFANIMISEGFINAPEEVLQALMESALFDKSQNRTKLIRTFAGTEEYSNVLLELDLIAEVVAENPQGKFYNLDKLFDKLNCEYFATTLAKPRLAWSQINTHRKFGHYEPARDRVVMSLTLDALNIPEFVTEFVLYHELLHKYHGTKWVHGRRMVHTKEFRVSERQFKSYKQASQWLEKLASGQLTSSDYWPNLIN, from the coding sequence ATGAACGTTGAGAATATCCGCCTAAAAAACATCAAACTAGAGCAAAATAGAATTTCGGAGAAAATCTTTAATTTGTCCTCAAATGTTGTTGAATCGACTCAAATGCAAGAATTACATCAAATTTTAGTCAGAACAGCGACAGCAATTGAAAAAATATGTTCTAATCACCAAGCAACACCAGCATATCTCACTATTCCATCTCGTAGAATCTACTCATGGATAAAGTTTTTGACAGATAAAGACTGTCTACATCTCCACCTACAAACTACGAACTATCTCTATAAAGTTGCTAAACAAATTTTAAGTATACATGATCAAGAGTCGCTTAAAGTGAGGATTGAAATAACTAATTTAGCAGGATTATATAAATGGAAAAAGTCTGGTAGCTTTGCTAATATTATGATTAGTGAAGGGTTTATAAATGCACCAGAAGAAGTTTTGCAAGCGTTAATGGAATCTGCTCTTTTTGACAAAAGTCAAAACAGAACAAAACTTATCAGAACATTCGCAGGTACAGAAGAATACAGCAATGTACTGCTAGAGCTTGATTTAATTGCTGAAGTAGTGGCAGAAAACCCACAAGGGAAGTTTTATAACCTAGATAAGTTATTTGATAAACTTAACTGTGAATATTTTGCCACGACTCTAGCTAAACCACGTCTAGCATGGAGCCAAATTAATACTCACCGGAAATTTGGACATTATGAGCCAGCTAGAGATAGGGTAGTGATGAGTTTGACTCTCGATGCTCTGAATATACCTGAATTTGTGACTGAGTTTGTTTTGTATCATGAATTACTACATAAGTATCACGGCACAAAATGGGTTCACGGGAGAAGGATGGTTCATACAAAAGAATTTCGTGTCAGTGAAAGGCAGTTTAAATCGTATAAACAAGCATCTCAATGGCTAGAAAAATTGGCATCTGGGCAATTGACAAGTTCTGATTACTGGCCTAATTTGATAAATTAA
- a CDS encoding RMD1 family protein: MQKLLFNNRDRFRAQALFVGKEINLQALENYVCLATMPLMVTVGEHGCAVLLGYGAVVLFNLEPVEKLAFLTEVSSQVSESFAKPETEEVEVHLNIVESERVREGKILLHEFSLERLQIVADILAKSVVLSHYETSLATVFDQIEPFAASLQRENRSRRQSRELLRQLGTTLLVQHKIVGRVEIIDKPELLWESPQLENLYLRLEDEYEIRERHNALERKLELISQTAQTVLEFMQHSSSQRVEWYVVILIVVEILLSLYDIIFKG, encoded by the coding sequence ATGCAAAAACTCCTTTTTAATAACAGAGATAGATTTAGAGCGCAGGCCCTATTTGTTGGTAAGGAGATTAACCTACAGGCATTGGAGAACTACGTTTGCTTGGCAACAATGCCACTAATGGTTACAGTAGGTGAACACGGCTGTGCAGTGCTGCTGGGCTATGGTGCAGTTGTTCTGTTTAACCTTGAACCTGTGGAAAAGTTAGCCTTTTTGACCGAAGTATCTTCTCAAGTTAGCGAATCTTTTGCCAAGCCGGAGACTGAAGAGGTGGAAGTTCATCTCAACATTGTGGAGAGTGAGCGAGTTAGGGAAGGAAAAATTTTGCTGCATGAATTTAGTCTTGAACGCTTGCAGATAGTGGCTGATATTCTCGCTAAGAGTGTTGTGCTGTCTCATTATGAAACTAGCCTAGCCACTGTATTTGATCAAATTGAACCTTTTGCAGCTAGTCTCCAGCGTGAAAACAGGAGCAGGCGCCAAAGTCGTGAATTGCTGCGTCAACTTGGGACTACCCTGTTAGTTCAACATAAGATTGTCGGTCGAGTAGAAATCATCGATAAGCCGGAGTTGCTTTGGGAATCCCCACAACTAGAAAACTTATATCTGCGATTGGAGGATGAATACGAAATCCGTGAGCGCCACAATGCTCTGGAACGCAAACTAGAGCTAATTTCCCAAACTGCACAAACAGTGCTGGAGTTCATGCAACATAGCAGTAGTCAGCGAGTAGAGTGGTATGTGGTGATTCTGATTGTAGTGGAAATTCTGCTGTCACTGTACGACATCATTTTCAAAGGCTAG
- a CDS encoding FAD-dependent oxidoreductase, whose translation MSLTEEILSQLPGNVLEGLRQGDRILTSLRENTAPVPEVVKESQQSLSTVDWDVIICGGTLGILIGCALAVKGLRVALLERGILRGREQEWNISRQELQVFLELNLLTEDELEKAIATKYNPARVSFHHGTEVWVEDVLNIGVDPVYLLATLKTRFLAAGGKLLENTPFTETVVHPDGVMVNNQFKTRLLIDAMGHFSPITQQARQGKKPDALCLVVGSCAQGFPKNDSGDLLLSFTSLQNQCQYFWEAFPAKDGRTTYLFTYMDAHPQRLSLEALFEEYLRLLPEYQGVELSELKFQRALFGFFPTYRQSPLKTPWSRILPAGDSSGSQSPLSFGGFGAMVRHLKRLTFGIYEALQTEQLSAKALSLLQPYQPSLTVTWLFQRAMSVGINQKIAPEQINQLLTAVFQEMQQLGTPVLKPFLQDIVQFSGLTQTLLKTGLSHPGLVAKIIPQVGVGSLLDWMVHYGNLGVYTTLFRLSPMLETWVNNQPSEQQYYWHRLIDAWKYGSGSDY comes from the coding sequence ATGTCACTAACTGAAGAAATTCTCTCACAATTACCGGGTAATGTTTTAGAAGGATTGCGTCAAGGCGATCGCATTCTCACGTCTTTAAGAGAAAACACCGCACCAGTACCAGAGGTAGTTAAAGAAAGTCAACAATCTTTAAGTACTGTTGACTGGGATGTAATTATCTGCGGTGGCACTTTGGGGATTTTGATTGGTTGCGCCTTAGCGGTGAAGGGACTGCGAGTGGCGTTGCTTGAACGAGGGATTCTGCGTGGGAGAGAACAAGAGTGGAATATTTCCCGCCAGGAGTTACAGGTATTTTTGGAATTGAACTTACTCACAGAAGATGAGTTAGAAAAAGCGATCGCCACTAAATATAACCCAGCGCGAGTCAGTTTTCATCATGGAACAGAGGTTTGGGTAGAAGATGTTTTAAATATTGGTGTAGATCCGGTTTATCTACTGGCTACCTTGAAAACACGATTTCTCGCTGCTGGTGGAAAGTTGTTAGAAAACACACCTTTTACTGAAACGGTGGTGCATCCAGATGGCGTGATGGTAAATAACCAATTCAAAACTAGGTTATTAATTGACGCGATGGGACATTTTTCTCCCATCACTCAACAAGCACGCCAAGGAAAAAAACCAGATGCGCTTTGCTTGGTTGTCGGAAGTTGCGCTCAAGGTTTTCCGAAAAATGACTCAGGCGACTTGTTGTTATCATTTACATCTTTGCAAAATCAATGCCAGTACTTCTGGGAAGCTTTTCCAGCTAAGGATGGTAGAACCACTTACTTGTTTACCTACATGGATGCACATCCACAACGCTTGAGTTTAGAAGCTCTCTTTGAGGAATATCTGCGTCTTTTACCAGAATATCAGGGTGTGGAATTGAGTGAGTTGAAGTTTCAACGAGCGCTGTTTGGCTTCTTTCCTACCTATCGCCAAAGCCCTTTAAAAACTCCTTGGAGTCGCATTCTCCCAGCCGGAGATAGCAGCGGTAGCCAATCTCCTTTGAGCTTTGGTGGTTTTGGCGCGATGGTGCGTCACCTGAAGCGTTTAACATTTGGCATTTATGAAGCGCTGCAAACTGAACAATTATCTGCAAAGGCACTATCACTATTGCAACCATATCAGCCAAGCCTGACTGTTACTTGGTTGTTTCAAAGAGCGATGAGTGTTGGTATAAATCAAAAGATTGCCCCAGAGCAAATTAACCAACTGCTTACTGCGGTATTTCAGGAAATGCAACAGCTAGGTACACCAGTGTTAAAACCATTTTTGCAAGATATAGTGCAGTTTTCAGGATTGACACAAACACTGCTGAAAACTGGTTTATCCCATCCGGGATTAGTTGCCAAAATAATTCCACAAGTGGGTGTGGGAAGTTTACTGGATTGGATGGTGCATTATGGGAATTTAGGTGTATATACTACCTTATTTCGGCTGAGTCCAATGCTAGAAACATGGGTGAATAATCAACCAAGCGAACAACAGTATTATTGGCATCGTTTAATTGATGCTTGGAAGTATGGTTCTGGTAGCGATTATTAG
- a CDS encoding actin-binding WH2 domain-containing protein, giving the protein MIERKTLGIKYFAVLIGFLRDREGFLEEVRQGTRLPNKIISLLVCSSLFLAIYGGIIGAYHSWMQALSSAIKLPALYLITLLICLPTLYFANIIFGSKRTFSQHLALVLTAVSITSVLLFSFAPITLFFMSSTNNYQFLILLNVAIFAVTGFIGISSLYQATALVLEQENEGSKTRQKILKFWLFLYAFVGSQLGWTLRPFFGTPDSVFQLFREREGNFYLSVIKAISYLLGIRS; this is encoded by the coding sequence ATGATTGAACGGAAAACATTGGGAATTAAGTACTTTGCAGTACTTATTGGGTTTTTGCGCGATCGCGAAGGATTTCTAGAAGAAGTTCGCCAAGGTACAAGATTACCAAATAAAATCATTTCTCTATTAGTATGCAGTTCTTTGTTTCTTGCTATTTATGGCGGCATCATTGGTGCATATCATAGCTGGATGCAAGCTTTATCTTCTGCTATTAAATTGCCTGCTCTCTATTTAATTACATTGCTAATTTGTTTGCCGACTTTGTATTTTGCTAATATCATTTTTGGTTCAAAACGGACTTTTTCACAGCATTTAGCATTAGTCTTGACTGCTGTTTCAATAACTAGTGTACTTTTATTCAGCTTCGCGCCAATTACACTATTTTTCATGAGCAGTACCAATAACTACCAATTTTTAATCTTGTTAAATGTAGCTATCTTTGCAGTAACTGGGTTTATTGGTATTTCTTCCTTATATCAAGCTACAGCTTTAGTTTTAGAACAAGAGAATGAAGGTAGTAAGACACGCCAGAAAATTTTAAAATTTTGGCTATTCCTTTACGCTTTTGTAGGTAGTCAGTTAGGATGGACTCTCAGACCGTTTTTTGGTACACCTGATTCTGTTTTTCAACTATTTCGCGAAAGAGAAGGTAACTTTTATCTAAGTGTGATTAAAGCTATTAGTTACCTGTTAGGAATTCGTTCATGA
- a CDS encoding Uma2 family endonuclease has translation MVTTTALTNVSPFSLEDWMQNPPEHTEWVDGQLVEKNGVTLKHSRIQANLAISWGNYKDSSGQGGQVYTEVPCCTNKQGRIPDVAYLTPELITQFGEPAVLPQSFPLIAEIVSPTDIAEEIIAKSQEYLQSGGEEVWLVFPENRWIIVITQHQRLVFISGEVASTQSVLKGFNVAVDELLG, from the coding sequence ACTACAGCTCTTACAAATGTATCACCATTTTCCCTAGAAGACTGGATGCAGAATCCCCCTGAACATACAGAATGGGTGGATGGGCAGCTAGTGGAGAAAAATGGGGTGACATTGAAACATAGTCGAATTCAAGCTAATCTAGCTATTTCCTGGGGAAATTATAAAGATTCTAGTGGGCAGGGGGGACAAGTTTATACAGAAGTACCTTGTTGTACTAATAAACAGGGGCGAATTCCTGATGTTGCTTATCTCACACCAGAACTAATTACTCAATTTGGCGAACCGGCTGTGTTACCGCAAAGTTTCCCACTAATTGCTGAGATTGTTTCCCCTACAGATATTGCTGAAGAGATAATTGCTAAATCTCAAGAATACTTGCAGTCTGGAGGTGAGGAAGTTTGGTTAGTGTTTCCAGAAAATCGTTGGATTATTGTAATCACGCAACATCAGCGACTTGTATTTATTTCTGGTGAGGTTGCTAGTACTCAATCTGTACTAAAAGGTTTCAATGTAGCAGTTGATGAATTGTTGGGGTGA